In the genome of Actinomycetota bacterium, the window CTGGTCCAGACGTCGGACCACGCGTGGCGGCTGAAGCTGCTGCTGATGTCCTGCAGGGTGATGTCCCGCGGCGTGGGCGGGGTCCTGCTACAGCACGTGATGCGTCTGGCGCGGGACGCGGGGTCCCACCTGGAGGCCGAGTATGTCCCGAACGACCGCAACCGGATGATGCTGGTGACGCTGAGGTTCGCCGGGTTCAAGGAGGTTGCCAGCGAGGGCGACGTCATGACGCTGGGGGCCACGCGGGAGCCGGCAGCGCCGCCGGACTACGTCCGATTGTTACTGGACTGAAGGAGGCACGTATGGACAGGGATCTGCGCGGACAGGTGATCGAGCAGCTGGACTTCTACTGGCGCGAGCAGTTCCGTCCGCGCCTGGAGGGGATGACCGACGAGGAGTACGTGTGGGAGCCGGTCCCGGGGGCCTGGAACCTGAGGCCGAGGAGCGAAGCGCGAACCTCGATGGCCGCTGGCGGAGGTGACCTGGTCCTGGACTGGGAGTGGCCCGAGCCCGATCCCCCTCCCGTGACGACGATCGCGTGGCGGATCGGACACATCGGCTGCGGGGTGCTGGGGATGAGAGCCAGCAACCACTTCGGCGACGGCTCGACGGACTACCAGACGACTGTTTGGCCGTCGACGGCGATCGAGGCGATCGACTACCTCGACCAGAGCTACGGCGCGTGGCGCGACGGGATCTCGAAGCTCTCGGAAGAGGACCTGTGGAAGCCCGTCGGCCCGGCGGAAGGCCCGTACGCGCAGTCTCCATACATCGAGCTGATCCTGCATATCAACCGGGAGGCGATCCACCACGCGGCGGAGATTGCGCTGCTGCGCGACCTGTACCGAGCACGAAGCGCCTAGTCAGCAGCAGTCCGGGCCGGCCCGCCGCTGCCGCGGCTAGCGATCACCCAGTACGTCGATCAGCGAGTCGATCACTTCGTCCAGCGCGCAATCTTCAGCCGGGACA includes:
- a CDS encoding DinB family protein; its protein translation is MDRDLRGQVIEQLDFYWREQFRPRLEGMTDEEYVWEPVPGAWNLRPRSEARTSMAAGGGDLVLDWEWPEPDPPPVTTIAWRIGHIGCGVLGMRASNHFGDGSTDYQTTVWPSTAIEAIDYLDQSYGAWRDGISKLSEEDLWKPVGPAEGPYAQSPYIELILHINREAIHHAAEIALLRDLYRARSA